A region from the Amycolatopsis camponoti genome encodes:
- a CDS encoding SDR family oxidoreductase, translating to MKVLVTGATGNTGRHVVSGLRDAGVDVRVLVRDPAKAPEGTEAVVGDITDPAEAAEGVDAVYFVWPFYSAEGIDKAVKPFKDKKIAYVSSAAAEEGGFWGDVEEAVRNVTGDWTFLRITGLATNTLGWVGQAKTGKVRAPYGQAKRSLVHEKDVADMAIKAFTEDHARQIYLVTGPEALSQADQVRIIGEALGTPAKWEEQPIEEAITQLGEEFAKSALPYWASLVDDPEPVSLDVAKVTGHPARSFDDWARERFS from the coding sequence ATGAAGGTCCTCGTCACCGGGGCCACCGGCAACACCGGCCGCCACGTCGTCAGTGGTCTCCGGGACGCCGGTGTGGACGTCAGGGTCCTCGTCCGGGACCCGGCGAAAGCCCCCGAAGGAACGGAAGCCGTCGTCGGCGACATCACCGACCCGGCCGAAGCTGCCGAAGGGGTCGACGCCGTCTACTTCGTCTGGCCCTTCTACTCCGCCGAAGGCATCGACAAAGCCGTAAAACCCTTCAAAGACAAGAAAATCGCCTACGTCTCTTCGGCGGCCGCCGAAGAGGGCGGGTTCTGGGGTGACGTCGAAGAAGCCGTCCGAAACGTCACCGGTGACTGGACCTTCCTCCGCATCACCGGCCTCGCCACCAACACCCTCGGCTGGGTGGGGCAAGCGAAAACCGGCAAGGTCAGGGCGCCTTACGGGCAAGCCAAACGGTCCCTCGTCCACGAAAAGGACGTGGCCGACATGGCGATCAAGGCGTTCACCGAAGATCACGCCCGGCAGATCTACCTCGTCACCGGACCGGAAGCCCTCAGCCAGGCGGACCAGGTGAGGATCATCGGCGAAGCACTCGGAACACCCGCGAAGTGGGAAGAACAACCGATTGAAGAAGCAATAACGCAGCTGGGCGAGGAATTCGCGAAGAGCGCCCTGCCCTACTGGGCCTCGCTCGTCGACGATCCGGAACCCGTTTCCCTGGACGTCGCGAAAGTCACCGGGCACCCGGCAAGGAGCTTCGACGACTGGGCGCGGGAACGGTTCAGCTGA
- a CDS encoding type VII secretion target, translating to MDGYAVKAGELGKLIDDLDTAADRMADANRKLGGGGAFGSLGTAELGRAGIEFEEAWGYGIGRLGEAASEISERLKQAKQKYERIEAEFGDELAKFGSAVLGADGKVGGGVTGGVPGIDDLAGRDGPAGIGDLGGDDGKVGGGVTGGVPGVGDLAGGDPRPAGGVPGMGDLGGGGGRAADGGVRGLGGGDDRPAGGAPGLADLAGGSGGGMVGGGATGGITDLLNGLDR from the coding sequence GTGGACGGGTACGCGGTGAAGGCCGGCGAGCTGGGCAAGCTCATCGACGACCTCGACACGGCGGCGGACAGGATGGCGGATGCCAACCGGAAGCTCGGTGGCGGTGGGGCGTTCGGCTCGCTGGGAACGGCGGAGCTGGGGCGGGCGGGTATCGAGTTCGAGGAGGCGTGGGGGTACGGGATCGGCCGGCTCGGCGAGGCGGCTTCGGAGATCAGTGAGCGGCTGAAGCAGGCGAAGCAGAAGTACGAGCGGATCGAGGCCGAGTTCGGCGATGAGCTGGCGAAGTTCGGCTCGGCGGTGCTTGGTGCCGATGGCAAGGTCGGGGGCGGGGTGACCGGTGGGGTGCCGGGCATCGACGACCTGGCCGGGCGCGATGGTCCGGCGGGTATCGGTGACCTGGGCGGGGACGACGGCAAGGTCGGTGGTGGGGTCACCGGGGGCGTGCCGGGCGTCGGTGACCTTGCCGGTGGCGATCCCCGGCCTGCCGGTGGCGTGCCGGGGATGGGTGACCTGGGCGGGGGCGGCGGCCGGGCTGCCGATGGCGGTGTGCGGGGCCTGGGCGGTGGCGACGACCGGCCTGCTGGTGGCGCGCCGGGCTTGGCTGACCTGGCCGGTGGCTCCGGCGGCGGGATGGTGGGCGGTGGCGCGACCGGCGGCATCACCGACCTCCTGAACGGCCTCGACCGGTGA
- a CDS encoding nucleoside deaminase: MEAALEAARAPGADVPIGAVVFGPDGVPLAAARNARVELGDPTAHAEILALRAAARVVDDGWRLEGCTLAVTLEPCTMCAGALVLARISRLVFGAWEPKTGAVGSLWDVVRDRRLNHRPEVHGGVLSAECASVLETYFATRR; encoded by the coding sequence GTGGAGGCCGCGCTCGAAGCGGCGCGGGCTCCCGGCGCGGACGTGCCGATCGGGGCGGTCGTGTTCGGCCCCGACGGGGTCCCCTTGGCGGCGGCGCGCAACGCGCGTGTCGAGCTGGGCGACCCGACGGCGCACGCGGAGATCCTCGCCCTCCGGGCGGCGGCCCGCGTGGTGGACGACGGCTGGCGCCTGGAGGGCTGCACTCTGGCGGTGACGCTCGAGCCGTGCACGATGTGCGCGGGCGCCCTGGTGCTGGCGCGGATCTCGCGTCTGGTGTTCGGGGCGTGGGAGCCCAAGACGGGTGCGGTGGGGTCGCTGTGGGACGTCGTGCGTGACCGCCGTCTCAACCACCGCCCGGAGGTCCACGGAGGCGTCCTTTCGGCGGAGTGCGCTTCCGTCCTGGAGACGTATTTCGCCACGCGGCGCTGA
- a CDS encoding CsbD family protein, with amino-acid sequence MTMKDKVQQAVGGARSKLGAATGNRRLEASGRVQRRRAQVAEVAHDLRDRFRDAQARRRSPRPGDPS; translated from the coding sequence ATGACTATGAAGGACAAGGTCCAGCAAGCGGTCGGCGGCGCGCGTTCGAAGCTCGGCGCGGCCACGGGCAACCGCCGCCTCGAGGCATCGGGACGCGTGCAGCGCCGCCGCGCGCAGGTCGCCGAGGTGGCCCACGACCTGCGCGACCGCTTCCGGGACGCCCAGGCCAGGCGCCGTTCGCCCCGCCCGGGCGACCCCTCGTGA
- a CDS encoding CapA family protein: MITLVLGGDVNVQGRATPSAAFERLEPLLKGADVRFANLEGPLDAAMAEALTSGGIDVVSCANDLTVLTTLPVLDQAGIAHCGAGPDLAAAHAPAVLERAGEKVAFLAYTSLRPYGSHLDFPGVAQAFATTAYQPDPRVAEIPGRPPLVRTSPLPEHLDRLVADVKQAKAAHDHVVVSMHWGLPGPELAEYQVAYGRAVIDAGADLVAGHGPHTIQAVEVYRGRPILYSLGNLVFDWPAMRGRHVDGLLAGCMFGDEPRLELIPVRRNADNECVPLAGDEAGKVLQYVADLSARRSTSVSIRDGIASVSVGT, from the coding sequence GTGATCACGCTGGTACTCGGCGGAGACGTCAACGTTCAGGGGCGCGCGACACCGTCGGCGGCGTTCGAGCGGCTGGAACCGCTGCTCAAGGGCGCCGATGTCCGGTTCGCGAACCTCGAGGGTCCCCTCGACGCGGCGATGGCCGAAGCGCTGACGTCGGGCGGCATCGACGTCGTCTCGTGCGCCAACGACCTCACCGTGCTGACGACGCTCCCGGTCCTCGACCAGGCCGGGATCGCGCACTGCGGCGCCGGCCCGGACCTCGCCGCCGCGCACGCGCCCGCCGTGCTCGAACGGGCCGGGGAAAAGGTCGCCTTCCTCGCGTACACGTCACTTCGCCCCTACGGCTCGCATCTGGACTTTCCCGGCGTCGCGCAAGCGTTTGCGACCACGGCCTACCAGCCCGATCCGCGCGTCGCGGAGATCCCGGGCCGGCCGCCGCTGGTGCGCACGTCGCCCCTGCCCGAACACCTCGACCGGCTCGTCGCCGACGTCAAGCAGGCCAAGGCCGCCCACGACCACGTCGTCGTCTCGATGCACTGGGGCCTGCCGGGCCCCGAACTGGCCGAGTACCAGGTCGCCTACGGCCGCGCCGTGATCGACGCCGGCGCCGACCTGGTCGCGGGGCACGGGCCGCACACGATCCAGGCCGTCGAGGTCTACCGCGGCCGTCCGATCCTCTACAGCCTCGGCAACCTCGTCTTCGACTGGCCGGCGATGCGTGGCCGCCACGTCGACGGACTGCTGGCCGGCTGCATGTTCGGCGACGAGCCCCGCCTCGAGCTGATCCCGGTGCGGCGCAACGCCGACAACGAGTGCGTACCGCTCGCCGGGGACGAAGCGGGCAAAGTGCTGCAGTACGTCGCGGATCTTTCGGCCCGGCGCTCGACGTCCGTCTCCATCCGGGACGGAATAGCATCAGTAAGCGTTGGTACGTAA
- a CDS encoding WXG100 family type VII secretion target has product MSVRDFPALGFDPAPGDLDGVTDLAGKYRTVSGDLTEADDSLRQIVRRQGIWQGEASEAFARRVGPLPQYLEGAAKSMGQAADALEGWSRDLGDLQHRAADLEARAEAAAKAAEQARANPDFALADRTFPDQPSLRIAQRLLDDAGRQLQSAIDGCQNVQDAAKQLQQEHTEAAARVAEALRKAKDLAPDEPDVLDQLTDAVGGALTDLGNTLADGVDQAWDFVQDHAEVLSKVSDVVGDIGNGLGVLSDVLPSPAGEVTSLLATTFGLGALGGHAVAKAAGADVAPETLIFDVAGAVTSLAGINPMMPDSVIKVATYGALAGQLGGEAAAGAGFESPVDDFKNYWVPKDAAQWAVTGTSIVAGPAAWAAVAFGNAIDAGTQADTTPQRRRERAEDEVWN; this is encoded by the coding sequence GTGAGCGTCCGCGACTTCCCGGCTCTGGGCTTCGACCCGGCGCCGGGCGACCTCGACGGCGTCACCGACCTGGCCGGCAAGTACCGGACGGTGAGCGGCGACCTGACCGAGGCCGACGACTCGCTCCGGCAGATCGTCCGGCGGCAGGGCATCTGGCAGGGCGAGGCGAGCGAGGCCTTCGCGCGGCGCGTCGGCCCGTTGCCGCAGTACCTCGAAGGTGCGGCGAAGTCGATGGGCCAAGCCGCGGACGCGCTCGAAGGGTGGTCCCGCGACCTCGGCGACCTGCAGCACCGCGCGGCCGACCTGGAGGCTCGCGCGGAGGCGGCGGCCAAGGCGGCCGAGCAGGCGCGCGCGAACCCGGACTTCGCGCTGGCCGACCGGACGTTCCCGGACCAGCCGTCGCTGCGGATCGCCCAGCGCCTGCTCGACGACGCCGGCCGGCAGCTCCAGTCCGCCATCGACGGCTGCCAGAACGTCCAAGACGCGGCGAAGCAGCTCCAGCAGGAGCACACGGAGGCGGCGGCCCGCGTCGCGGAAGCGCTGCGGAAGGCGAAGGACCTGGCGCCGGACGAGCCGGACGTCCTCGACCAGCTGACCGACGCCGTCGGCGGAGCGCTGACCGACCTGGGCAACACCCTCGCCGACGGCGTGGATCAGGCGTGGGACTTCGTCCAGGACCACGCGGAGGTGCTGTCGAAGGTCTCCGACGTGGTCGGGGACATCGGCAACGGCCTCGGTGTCCTGAGCGACGTCCTCCCGTCACCGGCCGGTGAGGTCACGAGTCTCCTCGCCACCACTTTCGGCCTGGGCGCGCTCGGCGGTCACGCGGTCGCCAAGGCGGCGGGCGCCGATGTGGCGCCCGAGACCTTGATCTTCGACGTGGCTGGTGCGGTCACTTCGCTCGCCGGGATCAACCCGATGATGCCGGACAGCGTGATCAAGGTCGCGACCTACGGAGCGCTGGCCGGCCAGCTGGGAGGCGAAGCAGCGGCGGGAGCCGGCTTCGAGAGCCCGGTGGACGACTTCAAGAACTACTGGGTGCCGAAGGACGCGGCCCAGTGGGCGGTCACCGGCACGTCGATCGTCGCCGGGCCCGCTGCCTGGGCGGCGGTGGCGTTCGGCAACGCGATCGACGCCGGAACCCAGGCCGACACCACGCCCCAGCGCCGGCGTGAACGTGCCGAAGACGAGGTGTGGAACTGA
- a CDS encoding tRNA adenosine deaminase-associated protein: MAVDEPVTGFAVAVVREDGRWRCSALDPGALTELDAAITELGKLRSTGASFGLLAVDDEFFVIVRPSPRGPSLLLSDAAAALDYDIAADVLDVLRVDPPDEEDDSVWPEGDLGLLADLGLPGPELEVIVGEVDLYPDEQLQMVAQRCGFGSEFAKLLDEL; encoded by the coding sequence ATGGCGGTGGATGAGCCGGTCACGGGCTTCGCGGTAGCCGTGGTCCGGGAAGACGGTCGGTGGCGGTGCAGTGCGCTCGACCCGGGGGCGCTGACCGAGCTGGACGCAGCGATCACTGAACTGGGCAAACTACGTTCCACCGGTGCGTCCTTCGGGCTGCTGGCGGTCGACGACGAGTTCTTCGTCATCGTCCGGCCGAGCCCGCGAGGGCCGTCGTTGCTGCTCTCGGACGCGGCGGCGGCACTGGACTACGACATCGCGGCGGACGTCCTCGACGTCCTGCGCGTCGATCCACCGGACGAGGAGGACGACTCCGTCTGGCCCGAGGGCGACCTGGGGCTGCTGGCGGACCTCGGGCTGCCCGGGCCGGAGCTGGAGGTCATCGTCGGCGAGGTCGACCTGTACCCGGACGAGCAGCTGCAGATGGTCGCGCAGCGGTGCGGGTTCGGCAGCGAGTTCGCCAAGCTCCTGGACGAGCTCTGA
- a CDS encoding endonuclease/exonuclease/phosphatase family protein, giving the protein MIKTHRAKTALTVAVASGLVLGGVAAPAASAAPSADAVIAEVYGGGGNSGATLTNDFVELANHGTAATSVDGFSVQYLPGSPSASSTWQVTQLAGSVAPGGRYLVAEGKGTGGTVALPTPDATGTIAMSASAGTIALVSGTTALTCKTAADCAAEPRIKDLVGFGTATVREGNPTAAPSNSTSVARGTALADTDDNAADFTVGDPSPTNTKGETTGGGTPGDPGTPAKIHEIQGATRISPFKDKKVSDVTGVVTATRTFGSVRGFWLTDPNPDNDPRTSEGLFVFTGSTSPAVAVGDAVTATGTVREFYPDAPATSNYQSLTELGSAQWTVGSHGNALPAPTVLNPDTVPTTYAPSPGGNIEPLTLEPTKYALDFWESHESEIVSVSDARVVGPSNSFNELYVTSKPDQHESVRGGSVYLGYDQLNSGVMKVSSLIPFDQRPFPKLNVGDVLTGTTSGPVEYSNFGGYTLFASVLGTEKDNGLQAETTRKQRSGELAVATYNVENLAPGDPQAKYDRLGEAIVTHLATPDIVTLEEIQDNTGATDDGTVAADQTLQKFTDAIVAKGGPRYQWRSIDPVNDQDGGQPGGNIRVAFLFNPARVSFVDKPGGTPTSAVGVVRDRGKTHLTASPGRVDPTNEAWESSRKPLAGEFVFKGRTVFVIANHFNSKGGDQPTHGRFQPPVRSSEVQRAKQAAVLRGFVDSLLAADRNANIVVAGDLNDYPFSPAVQTLTAGGALKDLIASVPEAERYSYVFEGQSQVLDHILASKAPRGVDYDVVHINAEFADQASDHDPQVIRFRPSTGNAIQDGINDLLDYLEQLLDKYFP; this is encoded by the coding sequence GTGATCAAGACCCACAGAGCCAAGACCGCGCTGACGGTGGCTGTCGCGTCCGGCTTGGTGCTCGGCGGAGTGGCCGCACCGGCCGCGTCCGCGGCACCCAGCGCCGACGCGGTCATCGCCGAGGTCTACGGCGGTGGCGGCAACTCCGGCGCCACGTTGACCAACGACTTCGTCGAGCTCGCCAACCACGGTACTGCCGCCACGAGCGTCGACGGCTTCAGCGTCCAGTACCTGCCCGGCTCGCCGAGCGCGTCCAGCACCTGGCAGGTGACGCAGCTGGCCGGCAGCGTCGCGCCGGGCGGGCGCTACCTGGTGGCCGAGGGCAAGGGCACCGGCGGCACCGTCGCGCTGCCCACGCCGGACGCGACGGGCACGATCGCGATGTCGGCGTCCGCGGGCACGATCGCCCTCGTCTCCGGCACCACCGCGCTGACCTGCAAGACCGCCGCGGACTGCGCCGCCGAACCCCGGATCAAGGACCTCGTCGGGTTCGGCACGGCGACCGTGCGCGAAGGCAACCCGACGGCCGCGCCGTCCAATTCGACGTCCGTCGCGCGGGGAACGGCCCTGGCCGACACCGACGACAACGCGGCCGACTTCACGGTCGGCGACCCGTCCCCGACGAACACCAAGGGCGAGACGACCGGCGGCGGCACCCCCGGCGACCCGGGCACCCCGGCGAAGATCCACGAAATCCAGGGCGCCACGCGCATTTCGCCGTTCAAGGACAAGAAGGTCAGCGACGTCACCGGCGTCGTCACCGCGACCCGGACGTTCGGCTCGGTGCGCGGCTTCTGGCTCACCGACCCGAACCCGGACAACGACCCGCGCACCAGCGAGGGCCTGTTCGTGTTCACCGGCTCGACCAGCCCGGCCGTGGCGGTCGGCGACGCGGTGACCGCGACCGGCACCGTCCGCGAGTTCTACCCGGACGCGCCGGCGACGTCGAACTACCAGTCGCTCACCGAGCTGGGCAGTGCACAGTGGACGGTCGGCTCGCACGGGAACGCGCTGCCGGCGCCGACCGTGCTGAACCCCGACACCGTGCCGACGACGTACGCGCCGTCGCCCGGCGGGAACATCGAGCCGCTCACGCTGGAGCCCACCAAGTACGCGCTGGACTTCTGGGAGTCGCACGAGAGCGAGATCGTTTCGGTCAGTGACGCCCGCGTCGTCGGCCCGTCGAACTCCTTCAACGAGCTGTACGTGACGTCCAAGCCGGACCAGCACGAGTCCGTGCGCGGCGGCAGCGTATACCTGGGGTACGACCAGCTGAACAGCGGCGTCATGAAGGTGTCGTCGCTGATCCCGTTCGACCAGCGGCCGTTCCCGAAGCTCAACGTCGGCGACGTGCTGACCGGCACCACGTCCGGCCCGGTCGAGTACAGCAACTTCGGCGGCTACACGCTGTTCGCCAGCGTGCTGGGCACCGAAAAGGACAACGGGCTGCAGGCCGAGACCACGCGCAAGCAGCGGTCCGGCGAGCTGGCCGTCGCGACGTACAACGTCGAGAACCTGGCGCCGGGCGACCCGCAGGCGAAGTACGACCGGCTCGGCGAGGCGATCGTGACGCACCTGGCGACGCCGGACATCGTTACCCTGGAAGAGATCCAGGACAACACGGGCGCGACCGACGACGGCACCGTCGCGGCGGACCAGACGCTGCAGAAGTTCACCGACGCCATCGTCGCCAAGGGTGGCCCGCGCTACCAGTGGCGCTCGATCGACCCGGTGAACGACCAGGACGGTGGCCAGCCGGGCGGCAACATCCGCGTGGCGTTCCTGTTCAACCCGGCTCGCGTGTCCTTTGTGGACAAGCCAGGCGGGACGCCGACCTCGGCCGTGGGCGTTGTCCGCGACCGCGGGAAGACGCACCTGACGGCGTCGCCGGGCCGCGTCGACCCGACGAACGAAGCCTGGGAAAGCAGCCGCAAGCCGCTCGCCGGCGAGTTCGTCTTCAAGGGCCGCACGGTGTTCGTCATCGCCAACCACTTCAACTCCAAGGGCGGCGACCAGCCGACGCACGGCCGGTTCCAGCCGCCGGTGCGCAGTTCCGAGGTGCAGCGGGCGAAGCAGGCCGCGGTGCTGCGCGGGTTCGTCGATTCGTTGCTGGCGGCCGATCGCAACGCGAACATCGTCGTGGCCGGTGACCTGAACGACTACCCGTTCTCGCCCGCGGTCCAGACGCTCACCGCCGGTGGCGCGCTGAAGGACCTGATCGCGTCGGTGCCCGAGGCCGAGCGGTACAGCTACGTGTTCGAGGGTCAGTCCCAGGTGCTGGACCACATCCTGGCGTCGAAGGCGCCGCGCGGGGTGGACTACGACGTCGTCCACATCAACGCGGAGTTCGCCGACCAGGCCAGCGACCACGACCCGCAGGTGATCCGGTTCCGGCCGAGCACCGGGAACGCGATCCAGGACGGGATCAACGACCTGCTCGACTACCTGGAGCAGCTGCTGGACAAGTACTTCCCGTAG
- a CDS encoding polysaccharide biosynthesis C-terminal domain-containing protein, which produces MDELLVEHLPGKVEERGLSVSVLGEYLRAIGPVEDVHIAAIRPGAVRGNHFHTRKQEIIAVAYQGRWSLHWDSGAGTESRRQEFEGAGGVLVRPPLGWSHAIRNDGDADLWIVALSDRAFDPGEAVSRHVVDPA; this is translated from the coding sequence GTGGACGAGCTGCTGGTGGAACACCTCCCCGGGAAGGTCGAGGAACGCGGCCTCAGCGTCTCGGTGCTCGGGGAGTACCTGCGCGCGATCGGGCCCGTCGAAGACGTGCACATCGCCGCGATCCGGCCGGGTGCTGTGCGGGGCAACCACTTTCACACGCGCAAGCAAGAGATCATCGCGGTCGCCTACCAGGGCAGGTGGTCGCTGCACTGGGACAGCGGCGCCGGCACCGAAAGCCGTCGGCAGGAGTTCGAGGGAGCCGGCGGGGTGCTGGTCCGGCCGCCTCTGGGGTGGTCGCACGCGATCCGCAACGACGGTGACGCCGACCTGTGGATCGTCGCACTCAGCGATCGGGCCTTCGATCCCGGCGAAGCCGTGTCCCGGCATGTCGTGGACCCGGCGTGA
- a CDS encoding TauD/TfdA dioxygenase family protein gives MSVDLPARIPLRDAVTPPDGLLEGPRVLHRSEGEAYELFRIRPLGRVIGAEIDGVDLREPLTPELREELNRALLEWKVLFFRDQDITSAQQRAFAANWGELETNPFIPKGDDDAVTRFERTAAMPGYENIWHVDVTWRRNPALGSVLRLIEVPPVGGDTLWADMAAAYDNLPEDVRARIDGLTAVHDYLPGFDRFSDPALLARWQDEFPPVEHPVVRTHPETGRRTLFVNQAFTTHIVGMDRDESDRLLRYLFLQAHTPEFQVRFSWRPNSVAFWDNRATQHYAVNDYHPHVRIAERVAIAGDRPF, from the coding sequence ATGTCCGTAGACCTGCCTGCCCGGATTCCGCTGCGCGACGCCGTCACCCCGCCCGACGGCCTCCTCGAAGGCCCGCGTGTCCTGCACCGGAGCGAAGGCGAAGCGTACGAACTCTTCCGGATCCGCCCGCTCGGCCGGGTGATCGGCGCGGAGATCGACGGCGTCGACCTCCGGGAGCCGCTCACGCCCGAGCTGCGCGAGGAGCTCAACCGCGCCCTGCTCGAGTGGAAGGTGCTCTTCTTCCGCGACCAGGACATCACCTCGGCGCAGCAGCGCGCGTTCGCCGCGAACTGGGGTGAGCTGGAGACCAACCCCTTCATCCCGAAGGGCGATGACGACGCTGTCACGCGCTTCGAGCGCACCGCGGCGATGCCCGGCTACGAGAACATCTGGCACGTCGACGTCACCTGGCGGCGCAACCCGGCCCTCGGCTCGGTGCTGCGGCTGATCGAGGTGCCGCCCGTCGGCGGCGACACGCTGTGGGCCGACATGGCCGCCGCCTACGACAACCTGCCCGAAGACGTCCGCGCCCGCATCGACGGGCTGACCGCCGTCCACGACTACCTCCCCGGTTTCGACCGGTTTTCCGATCCCGCGCTCCTGGCGCGGTGGCAGGACGAGTTCCCGCCGGTCGAGCACCCGGTGGTCCGGACGCACCCGGAGACCGGGCGGCGCACCCTGTTCGTCAACCAGGCGTTCACCACGCACATCGTCGGGATGGACCGCGACGAGAGCGACCGGCTGCTGCGGTACCTGTTCCTGCAGGCCCATACGCCCGAGTTCCAGGTCCGGTTCAGCTGGCGGCCGAACTCGGTGGCCTTCTGGGACAACCGCGCGACGCAGCACTACGCGGTCAACGACTACCACCCGCACGTCCGGATCGCGGAGCGCGTCGCCATCGCGGGCGACCGGCCGTTCTGA
- a CDS encoding YbaB/EbfC family nucleoid-associated protein gives MNNAQLIEEMRWQLKRIDDRKADNQRILAGIAGSEHTTVVSPDRVVTVLAGPGGVVSEVRLAPEAMRFDAVTLSRAITAAVREAVAATGQLAEPRPPKPRPKPGPADDDEPYDTVFDV, from the coding sequence ATGAACAACGCGCAGCTGATCGAGGAAATGCGCTGGCAGCTCAAGCGGATCGACGACCGCAAGGCCGACAACCAGCGCATCCTCGCGGGCATCGCCGGGAGCGAGCACACCACCGTCGTCTCGCCGGATCGGGTCGTCACCGTGCTCGCCGGGCCCGGTGGCGTCGTCAGCGAAGTGCGGCTCGCGCCGGAAGCGATGCGGTTCGACGCCGTCACGCTGAGCCGGGCCATCACCGCCGCCGTCCGGGAAGCCGTCGCCGCCACCGGTCAGCTCGCCGAACCTCGACCGCCGAAGCCGCGACCGAAGCCGGGACCGGCGGACGACGACGAGCCCTACGACACGGTGTTCGATGTCTAG
- a CDS encoding M20 metallopeptidase family protein has translation MTGPTDLPTLPGTPFDGLLGDARALQDRTVALRRAVHRHPEQGLHLPRTQAAIREALADLPLEITEGKATTSLTAVLRGGRPGPAVLLRGDMDALPLTEETGLDFASEDEQSMHACGHDTHVAMLASAARLLAGRKEKLAGSVVFMFQPGEEGHHGARFMIHEGVLDAAGTRVERAFGVHILANLRSGLLSVRPGPQMASADSFTVHVTGKGGHGSAPQHTVDPVPAAAAMVGALHTMITRRVSVFDPAVLSVTRIQAGTTSNIIPETAELEGTIRTLSEQTRALVRDELYKVCEQVGAAYGCRVVADVEPGYPVTVNDERVAAEVLTLGEAVLGPENVELMADPLMGAEDFSYVLQRVQGAYAFLGACPPGVDPAEAAANHSNRVLFDEDAMPSGVAMLAAFALDALR, from the coding sequence ATGACCGGCCCCACTGACCTGCCCACCCTGCCCGGTACGCCGTTCGACGGCCTCCTCGGCGACGCGCGGGCGCTGCAAGACCGCACCGTCGCGCTCCGGCGCGCCGTGCACCGCCACCCGGAACAGGGCCTGCACCTCCCGCGCACCCAGGCGGCGATCAGGGAGGCCCTCGCGGACCTGCCGCTGGAGATCACCGAAGGCAAGGCGACGACGTCGCTGACGGCCGTACTGCGCGGCGGGCGGCCCGGTCCGGCGGTGCTGTTGCGCGGCGACATGGACGCGCTGCCCCTGACCGAGGAGACCGGCCTCGACTTCGCGTCCGAAGACGAGCAGTCGATGCACGCGTGCGGGCACGACACGCACGTCGCGATGCTGGCGTCGGCGGCGCGGCTGCTCGCCGGGCGCAAGGAGAAGCTGGCCGGCTCGGTCGTCTTCATGTTCCAGCCGGGCGAGGAGGGGCACCACGGCGCCCGGTTCATGATCCACGAAGGCGTGCTCGACGCCGCCGGGACGCGGGTCGAGCGCGCGTTCGGCGTCCACATCCTCGCCAACCTCCGGAGTGGACTGCTGTCGGTCCGGCCGGGCCCGCAGATGGCGTCGGCGGACTCCTTCACGGTGCACGTGACCGGCAAGGGCGGCCACGGCTCCGCGCCGCAGCACACGGTCGACCCGGTGCCGGCGGCCGCGGCGATGGTCGGCGCACTGCACACGATGATCACGCGCCGGGTCAGCGTGTTCGACCCCGCGGTGCTCTCGGTGACGCGGATCCAGGCCGGGACGACGTCCAACATCATCCCGGAGACCGCCGAGCTGGAGGGCACGATCCGCACGCTGTCCGAGCAGACGCGCGCGCTGGTCCGCGACGAGCTTTACAAAGTGTGCGAGCAGGTCGGGGCGGCCTACGGCTGCCGCGTCGTCGCCGACGTCGAGCCGGGCTACCCGGTGACGGTCAACGACGAGCGCGTCGCCGCCGAGGTCCTGACGCTCGGCGAGGCCGTGCTCGGCCCGGAGAACGTCGAGCTGATGGCGGATCCGCTGATGGGCGCCGAGGACTTTTCCTACGTCCTGCAACGCGTTCAGGGCGCGTACGCGTTCCTGGGCGCGTGCCCGCCCGGCGTCGACCCCGCCGAAGCGGCCGCGAACCACTCCAACCGCGTGCTCTTCGACGAGGACGCGATGCCGAGCGGCGTCGCGATGCTGGCCGCGTTCGCGCTCGACGCCCTGCGCTAG
- a CDS encoding limonene-1,2-epoxide hydrolase family protein, with product MTGFLKALEDLDVDRALTFAASDIVYQNVPLPSARGVAAVEKQLRFMAKYGSGFEARTHHIAADGNVVLTERTDVLRRGAWEAEFWVCGTFEVEAGRIVLWRDYFDWTTFLAASAKGAGRVALAGARTLFGRYKAKQSVR from the coding sequence GTGACCGGTTTCCTCAAAGCCCTCGAAGACCTCGACGTGGACCGCGCGCTGACGTTCGCGGCGAGCGACATCGTGTACCAGAACGTGCCGTTGCCGTCCGCCCGCGGCGTCGCGGCGGTCGAGAAACAGCTGCGTTTCATGGCCAAGTACGGCTCAGGTTTCGAAGCGCGCACCCACCACATCGCCGCGGACGGCAACGTCGTGCTCACCGAACGCACCGACGTGCTGCGCCGCGGCGCGTGGGAAGCGGAGTTCTGGGTGTGCGGCACGTTCGAGGTCGAAGCCGGCCGGATCGTGCTGTGGCGCGACTATTTCGACTGGACGACGTTCCTGGCCGCGAGCGCGAAGGGCGCCGGGCGGGTCGCGCTGGCCGGCGCGCGCACGCTTTTCGGCCGCTACAAGGCGAAGCAGTCTGTGCGCTAG